A genome region from Eurosta solidaginis isolate ZX-2024a chromosome 2, ASM4086904v1, whole genome shotgun sequence includes the following:
- the LOC137239691 gene encoding uncharacterized protein: MDLSREQSPGDAREEKAHGYEHEELTIDEQQIQRQQQDLKQLDQQQAQHEQAQQEQTLLPAPSQFVVEEETPGVASTSAFAPDISYEADDDDTDLPIVVTGEQQKHELVFYKATTMPVRFSEMALGSQRQRQAERQHIYELFQPWALKNYGDQAKTKTITMRKKTRILKALEGKEHSRPDSSKFRFWVKTKAFTTKRPADFEEAAGGHRQLEPLPANAVLSDNPSLVDLFVGSTTKEYGKRTYRKVAVVEEFFDIIYNVHMELGGRSGMHAGQKRTYRIITETYAFLPREAVTRFLSICPECKKNLRAASPATSLHQPDECGNESSSEVEGILNYATHTESSAEVDGPIRISSAAAGYVKATVSCTSTLTMVPVKRRYSQLEEAIDNQTKLIPASQSLARTLLTAAPRQRDALLPTKQPRSSSTDAAVATTTTSTIIDLMSDISSPLPSPLSSPKITQPKIRINPQLQRPLTPPPIVVSAAMSTPATAPSSLVVREPVTHAPPSYFGYHPLCFDMNFLKTHDSFIRYYEMMRRFYAGTFPMSTTAMPAEFGVAEMLATQRTLTSAGGGSSLLTASGVDVAATEYAKERAATSCTTRERAVNLESPNASKREMTADEPLLKKFKTSPESENSYRLHIGDTEPIPERAAPSSSSKITVDTATAAVAADLVEVACAASTLPPLTPPPPIAQLSAINLSKSSICRSTRTTTTNGSSSSITPRTKSMPTLTPLIIPTTPLTTLSSSMLSQLVTSTPTQPQSSLRSSAAAALSFKSNVEEKASTSSKSSTAGVGANHGVAATASAATSRSSSSRLPPLDLESLKPITSTYLQLTRSMGLSDEDALRFDNLVSNDFNYTL; encoded by the exons GCTCCAGATATTTCTTACGAAGCTGATGATGATGATACTGACTTACCAATTGTTGTTACTGGTGAGCAGCAGAAACACGAACTAGTATTCTATAAAGCTACGACGATGCCAGTGAGATTTTCGGAAATGGCTTTAGGCTCGCAAAGGCAACGACAGGCTGAACGTCAACATATTTATGAG CTTTTTCAACCTTGGGCATTGAAAAATTATGGCGATCAAGCAAAGACCAAAACTATAACGATGCGCAAGAAAACGCGTATACTGAAAGCATTAGAGGGTAAGGAACATAGTCGGCCAGATAGTTCAAAGTTTCGTTTTTGGGTGAAGACAAAAG cttTCACTACCAAACGTCCAGCTGATTTTGAAGAAGCAGCTGGTGGACATCGGCAGCTAGAACCGCTCCCAGCTAATGCGGTGCTCTCGGATAATCCCAGTTTAGTTGATCTATTTGTAGGCTCAACTACGAAG GAGTATGGTAAACGCACTTATCGCAAGGTGGCTGTTGTGGAAGAGTTCTTTGACATTATCTACAATGTGCACATGGAATTGGGTGGACGCAGTGGGATGCATGCTGGACAAAAGCGCACATATCGCATA atcACCGAAACGTATGCTTTCTTGCCGCGCGAAGCTGTCACACGTTTTCTCTCCATTTGTCCAGAGTGTAAAAAGAACTTACGCGCTGCTTCACCGGCCACATCGTTGCACCAACCCGATGAATGTGGCAATGAAAGCTCATCCGAAGTCGAGGGCATACTTAACTATGCAACGCATACAGAAAGCTCTGCCGAAGTCGACGGACCAATACGCATTAGCAGCGCCGCAGCTGGTTACGTAAAAGCTACAGTATCGTGTACATCAACATTAACCA TGGTGCCCGTAAAACGTCGCTACTCCCAATTGGAGGAGGCGATAGATAATCAAACTAAACTAATACCAGCTTCGCAGTCGTTAGCGCGCACTTTGCTAACGGCTGCACCCAGGCAGCGTGACGCACTACTGCCAACTAAACAACCAAGATCTAGCTCAACGGATGCAGCTGTAGCAACAACAACTACTAGTACTATCATTGATTTAATGTCCGATATAAGCTCACCGCTACCATCGCCATTGTCATCACCAAAAATTACACAACCCAAAATACGCATTAATCCACAACTACAACGTCCTTTGACTCCACCTCCGATCGTAGTATCAGCGGCAATGTCGACGCCGGCAACAGCACCATCATCATTGGTGGTGCGCGAACCGGTTACACATGCGCCGCCTTCTTATTTCGGCTATCATCCCCTTTGTTTCGATATGAATTTCTTAAAGACGCACGATAGTTTTATTCGTTATTATGAAATGATGCGTCGTTTTTATGCTGGCACCTTTCCAATGTCGACAACTGCAATGCCCGCTGAGTTTGGTGTTGCGGAAATGTTAGCCACTCAGCGCACATTAACTTCAGCGGGTGGAGGAAGCTCGTTACTCACAGCTAGTGGCGTGGATGTGGCAGCTACTGAGTACGCAAAAGAGCGCGCTGCTACTTCATGCACTACGCGCGAACGCGCAGTTAATTTAGAAAGTCCAAACGCAAGCAAACGAGAAATGACAGCCGATGAGCCGCTGCTGAAAAAGTTTAAAACTTCACCCGAAAGTGAAAACAGCTATCGCCTACATATAGGCGACACTGAGCCTATTCCAGAGCGCGCTGCGCCTTCGTCTAGTTCCAAAATTACTGTTGATACTGCTACAGCTGCCGTTGCCGCTGATCTAGTTGAGGTGGCTTGCGCTGCGTCTACGCTGCCACCACTAACTCCACCTCCTCCTATCGCACAGCTCAGCGCCATTAATCTTTCAAAATCTTCTATTTGCAGGTCTACACGCACCACAACAACGAATGGCTCATCATCATCAATAACGCCGCGCACAAAATCAATGCCTACATTGACTCCACTAATCATACCAACAACACCTCTAACTACATTATCGTCGTCAATGCTTTCACAACTTGTCACATCCACACCCACACAGCCACAATCGTCATTGAGAAGTTCAGCAGCCGCAGCGCTTTCATTCAAATCGAACGTAGAAGAGAAAGCTTCCACATCATCAAAATCATCGACTGCAGGTGTTGGTGCTAATCACGGCGTAGCTGCCACCGCTTCCGCCGCCACTTCACGTAGTTCATCGTCGCGTTTGCCGCCGCTGGATTTGGAGAGTTTGAAGCCGATCACATCGACATATTTGCAATTGACTCGCAGCATGGGTCTGAGCGATGAGGATGCTTTACGCTTCGATAACTTGGTGAGTAATGATTTTAACTATACACTTTAA